In one Lolium rigidum isolate FL_2022 chromosome 3, APGP_CSIRO_Lrig_0.1, whole genome shotgun sequence genomic region, the following are encoded:
- the LOC124700847 gene encoding histone H1-like: MSTDVAATETPAPTTEAPAADPVVESPAETAAADPKPAKETKAAKAKKPSAPRKPRATPAHPTYLEMVTEAITTLKERTGSSQVAIAKFIEGKHAAHLPGNFRKILLVQLKKLVASGKLTKVKSSYKLAAKAPAAAKPKKAKPAAKKKPAAKKPAAKAKAPAKKKPAAKKPAAKAPAKKAAPKAKAPAKTKAAAKPKAAAAKPKAAAKKAAPKAKAPAKTKAAAKTKGRPAKAAKTSATATPGKKAPAAAAAPKKPAGRKPPTKRTAPVKKAPAAAKKAPAKKAAKK, translated from the exons ATGTCGACCGACGTCGCCGCCACCGAGACCCCGGCACCCACCACGGAGGCGCCCGCCGCCGACCCCGTGGTCGAATCCCCGGCCgagaccgccgccgccgacccaaAGCCCGCCAAGGAGACCAAGGCGGCCAAGGCCAAGAAGCCCTCCGCCCCCAGGAAGCCGCGCGCCACCCCCGCCCACCCGACCTACCTCGAG ATGGTGACAGAGGCGATCACGACGCTGAAGGAGCGCACGGGGTCGAGCCAGGTGGCCATCGCCAAGTTCATCGAGGGCAAGCACGCGGCGCACCTGCCGGGCAACTTCCGCAAGATCCTGCTCGTCCAGCTCAAGAAGCTCGTCGCCTCGGGCAAGCTCACCAAGGTCAAGAGCTCCTACAAGCTCGCCGccaaggcccccgccgccgccaagcccaaGAAGGCCAAGCCCGCCGCCAAGAAGAAGCCGGCCGCCAAGAAGcccgccgccaaggccaaggcccccGCCAAGAAGAAGCCTGCCGCCAAGAAGCCCGCCGCCAAGGCGCCCGCCAAGAAGGCCGCGCCCAAGGCCAAGGCTCCCGCCAAGACCAAGGCCGCCGCCAAGCCCAAGGCTGCCGCTGCCAAGCCCAAGGCCGCCGCCAAGAAGGCCGCGCCGAAGGCCAAGGCCCCTGCCAAGACGAAGGCCGCCGCCAAGACCAAGGGTCGCCCCGCCAAGGCTGCCAAGACCTCGGCCACCGCCACGCCCGGGAAGAAGGCGCCTGCCGCGGCCGCTGCACCCAAGAAGCCCGCCGGCAGGAAGCCGCCCACCAAGCGGACCGCGCCGGTGaagaaggcccccgccgccgccaagaaGGCGCCCGCCAAGAAGGCCGCCAAGAAGTAG